A single window of Drosophila suzukii chromosome 3, CBGP_Dsuzu_IsoJpt1.0, whole genome shotgun sequence DNA harbors:
- the ArgRS-m gene encoding probable arginine--tRNA ligase, mitochondrial, whose protein sequence is MIRIRRAICEQLPQLRNVFHALEVPVKKQQLQNGRQPTLEWILPSAVAQQERELLEVVSRHKFDETFVENVRIVPSAGRSEAKIEFQLQPQAFVEQLLQSKANTLKPSPSPAEHIVVEFSSPNIAKPFHVGHLRSTIIGNVLANLHQHLGYRTTRLNYLGDWGTQFGLLALGVQMEKVSDKEMQASPIETLYKSYVAANKAAEESPEIAQRARDLFAALEAGTDETMAKQWQQYRKYTIEDLSKVYNRLGVHFDSYEWESQYSQQQIQDVLDRLRNAGLLQPELDGREIVVVDGRRIPVIKSDGSTLYLARDIAALLERLSRLQFSRLLYVVDNGQADHFNALFKTAAAVEDRLNLDQLQHVKFGRIHGMSTRQGKAIFLKDVLDEAQYIMREKRNISATTKENLSLNDDHVCDILGVSAVLVNVLKQRRQRDHEFSWQQALQVNGDTGIKLQYTHCRLHSLLDNFREVDLDGIKPNWQHFAQEPADALDLLYELARFDQSIWQSKEQLEACVLVNYLFGLCNATSRALKRLPVKQESCLKKQSQRLLLFHAAKTTLHRGMQLLGLRPLDQM, encoded by the exons ATGATTCGCATACGGCGCGCAATTTGTGAGCAG CTACCCCAGCTGAGGAACGTGTTCCATGCCCTCGAGGTGCCCGTCAAGAAACAGCAGCTCCAGAATGGCCGGCAACCGACTCTGGAATGGATTCTGCCATCTGCGGTTGCGCAACAGGAGCGGGAACTGCTAGAGGTGGTGAGCCGGCACAAATTCGATGAGACCTTTGTCGAGAACGTCCGGATAGTGCCCAGTGCCGGACGCAGTGAAGCCAAGATCGAGTTCCAGCTGCAGCCACAGGCCTTTGTGGAGCAGCTTCTTCAAAGCAAAGCGAATACTCTTAAGCCTTCCCCTTCCCCTGCAGAGCACATAGTGGTGGAGTTCAGCTCGCCCAACATAGCAAAGCCCTTCCATGTAGGCCACCTGCGCTCCACGATCATCGGCAATGTCCTGGCCAATCTGCACCAGCATTTGGGATATCGCACCACCCGCTTAAATTACCTTGGAGATTGGGGTACGCAATTCGGACTACTGGCACTGGGTGTGCAAATGGAGAAAGTCAGCGACAAGGAGATGCAGGCATCTCCAATTGAAACGCTTTACAAATCATACGTGGCCGCCAACAAGGCAGCTGAAGAAAGTCCGGAGATCGCCCAGCGAGCGAGGGATCTCTTTGCCGCCCTGGAAGCAGGCACTGATGAAACCATGGCCAAGCAATGGCAGCAGTACAGAAAGTACACCATAGAGGATCTGTCCAAAGTCTACAACCGATTGGGCGTTCATTTCGATAGCTACGAATGGGAATCGCAGTACTCTCAACAGCAAATTCAGGATGTTCTAGACAGACTGCGCAACGCTGGACTCCTGCAACCAGAGCTTGATGGTCGAGAGATTGTCGTGGTGGATGGTAGACGCATCCCAGTGATCAAGAGTGATGGCTCCACTTTGTACTTGGCCAGGGATATCGCTGCATTGCTGGAAAGGCTCTCCAGATTACAGTTCTCGCGCTTGCTCTATGTAGTGGACAATGGTCAAGCGGATCACTTTAATGCCCTTTTTAAAACAGCGGCCGCTGTCGAAGATCGCCTGAATCTGGATCAGCTGCAGCATGTTAAATTTGGCCGTATCCATGGTATGAGCACTCGCCAAGGAAAGGCAATCTTTTTAAAGGATGTCCTTGATGAAGCACAATATATAATGCGAGAGAAACGAAACATCAGTGCAA CCACCAAAGAAAATCTTTCTCTGAATGATGATCATGTATGTGATATCCTGGGCGTCTCGGCTGTCCTAGTCAATGTTCTTAAGCAGCGTAGGCAACGAGATCATGAGTTCAGCTGGCAGCAGGCACTTCAAGTGAATGGGGATACAGGAATCAAGCTTCAATACACACACTGCCGCCTTCACAGTTTGCTAGATAACTTCAGGGAAGTGGATCTGGACGGCATCAAGCCCAATTGGCAGCATTTCGCGCAGGAGCCAGCGGATGCCTTGGACCTGCTCTACGAACTGGCGCGCTTTGATCAAAGCATTTGGCAATCGAAGGAGCAACTGGAGGCCTGTGTGCTAGTAAACTATCTCTTTGGATTGTG CAACGCCACCAGTCGAGCCTTAAAACGATTGCCCGTAAAGCAAGAGAGCTGCCTGAAAAAGCAGTCCCAACGCCTGCTGCTCTTCCACGCTGCTAAAACAACACTGCACCGGGGAATGCAGCTTTTGGGCCTGCGTCCACTAGACCAGATGTAG